The DNA segment GTCGAGTGAGAGCTGGAGCTTTTTGTCCCGCTGCTCGTTGTTGCGTGCGCCGCTGGCCTTGGTGACGATGAACAGGTTCTTGCGGCGGTCGGGGAAGCGTTTGAGCCATTTGCCGATACCGAGTTCGCTGTTGCCGCCTTCGTAGGAATTGGCTGTGTCCCAGTAGGTCACGCCCCATTTGTAGGCCGTGTGCAGAACGATCTGATTGTCGGGGATGGGGAACATGCCGCCCATCGAGAGGATCGGGACTTCTTCCTTGATCTTCTTGCTGAACTTGCGCTTCGGCACCTTTGGGTGCTTGTCTTCTTTTTCCTTAGCCTGTTCTTTTTCAGCAGCTTGTTCTGTTTTGGCCTCTTTCTTGTGCTCATCAGCGAGAACTTTTCCCGCTCCAAGGGCAGAAACCACTGAAGCTGCGCCAGCATTTCTTAGAAAATTACGTCTGTTGAGTCCTTCGCCTTCGGTTTTCATTATAACGCCCAACCTTTCTCAAAACTATCTAGGTTCAATTTTAACTAAAGCAACAATCTTCTATCGTCACTGCGGGATTCACCTTCTGCGCTTACTCGGATTGCACGTTTGCCGCTTACGGGGCATTCGTGTTCGCAAACACCGCAGCCGATACACTTTTCTATGTCAACATGGGGCCTTTGCAGGCTCACTTTGATCTTCACTTTATCACCCTGGGCCGGTTTTGTCGACCAACTATTATCCTTGCTGAGTTCAACTACGTTCTGGTCGGCGGCGACTATCTGGCGGGGTTTGTTGGTGCCTGCGAAGATGAAATAGTCGCCGGTAGCGATGGAGGTCGCGGGGAGCTTCTGTTCGAATGTGAGTTTGTTATCGTCAACCTGATAAACGACCATTTCGCCGTTGCGGATCGTTTCGTGTTCAACGGTGGTGTAGATGGCTTTGGGACTGACGGGGCAGTTTTCCTGACAGACGATGCATGGTTTGCCCATGGCCCAGGGCAGGCATCGTGAGCGGTCCACGAACGCGGTTCCGATCTTGAGCGGGCCCTGCTCTTCGTAATCATTGAGGCCGAGCTTTTGGGAGAGGGTAATCGGCTTGATCGCTGCTGTGGGGCAGACGTAGCCGCAAGCTGTGCAGTTCATCTGACAGCCGCTGGTGCCGATGCGGTTGTTTATGACGGGCGTTGCGAGGACTTCCAGGCCCTTGTCGAAGCCTGCGGGCTGGATGACGTTCGTTGGGCAGACTCGCATGCACTGGCCGCACTTGATGCAGCGGTTGAGGAATTCCTGTTCGCCCACTGCTCCGGGCGGGCGGATGATCTTGTTATTGTAGTTTTCGCCGATTGATTCATTCAGACGCAGTGCGGGGCCCGCCAGTACGCCAGCGGCGACGGAGAGGCCGAAACCGCGACGTGAGAGATCGGGCTTGTATGAAGTGAATTCAGTGCCTGCGGTCGCCTGGTATCCGATGACGTTGTGGACGCAATCGTCGTAGCAGTTGAAGCAGAGGACGCATTCGGGGACCTTGACCTGGCTGGAGGGTTCGCAGCCGCCTTCGCAGTGGCGGTCGCAGAGTTTGCAGTTCGTGCAGTTTTCGTTTTTGTGGGTGATGCGGAAGAACGGCACGCGATTCAGCAGGCCGAACAGTGCGCCGAGCGGGCAGACGAATCGGCAGTAGAATCTCGGAATCCAGAGGTTGAGCAGGACGGCTGTGGTGAAGACGGCGAAGAAGAGCCAGCCCAGTTCGTAGCTGCGGGGTGTGGCGGAAACTGCATGCGTGAAGGTATCGACGATCGGCAGGATGACGAGGTTGAAGGAACGGGTCACCAGCGGGATGGGGTCGAGCAGGCCGGTCTGCAGGCTCTTACCGAAGGCAGCGGGCAGGACAGCGAGGCCTAGCATGAAGAAAAGCACATAGTATTTGGCTTTTTGCCATTTGCGGTATTTATTTAGTTGGATCTTTTTGGCGGCCTTCTTTTTGCGGTTGGCGAGCCAGCCGGTGAACTGATGTATCGCTCCGAAGGGGCATACCCAGCCGCAGAAGAAACGGCCTAAGATGATGGTCAGTATAATGGTTGCGACAGCGAGCAGCAGCGGTGCATAGAATGTATGTGTAGTGAGGACGGTCCCCAGGGCCACGAGGGGATCGGCTGCGAGGAAGAGATTGATCGGCCAACCTCTAAGCTGATCGACTTCGGTGCCCTGCACGGTGATGAAACAAAACCAGACGAATACTGCGAAAAGCACTGCCTGACATATTCTTCTTGCGGTGACTATTTTCATTTATTTATCCCTGAACGTCTACGAAAATCGGCTTCAAAGACTGGTAATCTATCGTACCCACGCCGGCTTTGGCGGCCATTTCCAGATGGGGCAATTCTTCGATGGATCTTTCGAGCAGGCTCGCGCCATAGCTGTCGGCTGCTACCTGGTCGGTGCAGACTATGAGCTCGTTCTTCTTGCGGAGATCGGAAACCGAGCCGCCGGTCGGTCCGTTGGACATCATGACGGTTGTACCGTCGAGGATGACCATGGTCGGGGTTACCATGCGTGCGAGCTCTTCTATGATTGTGTGTATGTTCTGATGGAAGATGTTTCTGCGTCCACCGAGCAGGCCGTACCAGTTTTTCATGGTCATTGACGCTCCGCTGCGGTGATGGTCCTTTACGGGTGTAATGCCGATGACTTTGTCGACTCCGCCGAAGGCTTCCCAGAGCACGGGCCAGTCACGTATGAGTTTGCCTTCTTTAAGCGTGGTGTGCTCGAACATGCCGGGTCTTGGCAGGATTATGCGGGCACCGCTTTTTTGGGCAGCGTCTCCAACGCCGCTGAGCCTGAAGCAGCTTGCCGGGTCGTTGATCGAATTGTCAGTTACGATGACCTGGCTGGCTTTGCCCCGGTCGTAGCAGAGCTTGACCACGGCCTCGATGAGTTCGGGGTTGGTGGTCGCGCCGAGTGTCGGTGGGGATGCGAATGCGACGTTGGGCTTGATGAGGACCGTCTCGCCGGGTTTTATGAATCTTTCGATGCCGCCGAGCTGGTCGATAGCTTTTTTGACGTTCGCACCGCGGTCGGATCCCTTGGCGACGCACATGATTTTGCCTTCGAGGGCAGGCACGCTGAAATCGGGCAGGTGCACCTGTTCGCGTTTGGGTCTTATTCGCGGACCAGCTTTGTCGTACAGGAGGCCCGCACCGATGGCGGAAGCTGCGATGATCCCGGCCCCACCGGCGGCACGCTTCATGAAGTCGCGGCGGTCGATATTTTTATCGTTATTTGCTTGCACTGTCTGTCACCTCCTGGATGTTTGCAAGGATCTGCTTTGCGAGCTTTTCGGCTGGATCACGTTCGAAAGCTTCGTGGACGCCGAACAGAAATTCATCCTTATAGCAGACTATCTCGGTGGTTCCGTAGAAATCATAGATGCCGCCGTCGCAGCCTTCGATCTGACCTACCTTCTCTGCGCCGTTGTCAGTGAGGAAAGTCTGATATGCCTGGGCCATTTCTTCAGCAGCGTCGGGGTTGTCTTTTTTGGCTATGAATGCCTGGACCTCGCCGAAGGTCTCATACTCGACGGTGAAAATATTTTTGAGGGCCTGACTGCCGAACGTATTTGAGAGGTGCAGGTTCAGTGTTTGATCCATTCGGCCGTCTGCAGGCAGATATTTGAATATTTCGATCTGCTGTGTATCTTCGCCGCCCAGTTTGTCGACCAGGTTTTTTGCGACGTTCATCATGGCCTGCTGGAGTCTATTCGATTCCTCTGCGGCGACGAGCTCTATGTAGTATGGACCGAGTGCCATGAAGACGGCATTCGAAGTTTTGTAAGCGAACTCGGTCACACCTATCAGCTCACTTTCGGCGCGTCGCTGGATGCTGTAAACGGAAAAGGCGTTACGTGGTTTGGCCATATCGTAGACGAATATTTCCATCCATTTTTCCTGCGCATCTTCGGCTGCAAAACGCAGGCTGTGGAGCTGTTCGAATCCCGCGTCGAGGTATACCGGAGCCTTGCCGTTGATTTTCACGTAGAGGTCGTCCCGGCTGAACTGCTCGGGAGGAGAGATAGCCTGAAGGCCCTGAGGCAGTGCGGCTTTGAGGTTTACTGAGCTGTCGGCGGCACCGGCCTGCTCTTCGGGCAGAGCCGAGGCGGGATCAAACCTTGACTGGTCGTAATGGAACTGTTTGACCACAATGGCCGAGACGATGCCGGCCAGTGCAACCAGCGTCAGCGCAGCAAAAATCGTCTCCCTACCCTTAGTCTTCTTTTTCGGCATAGATATCCCCAAACATATACTATAGCTTAAGGGCACCTCTAAGAATTCATTTTGGCGGCCAAGTGAATCTTTTTGATTCCGAGCGGCGTCAGACAAAAACCGCTTTAGCTACAACTAAAGCTGATTTGTCTTCCTTGCCGGAACACAAAAATCTTCTACTTGCCGCTCAAAAACAATTCATAGAGCTACCCTTAATGATTATAGAATCTTAAATAAGGATTGTCAACTGTGGTTAACGGCAAAAGACATATCGGTTTACTAAACATTACGTCAAAGCTTCAAGCTCTAAGCAAGCGAGCTGAACCGCTAACGTTTCAACTTGAACAGTGGTTTCTGCTGTCATATAATGGCTGCGAAGCATTTCAAGACTCATAATTAGCTATTGTTAAAGAGTTTAGGAGTTGGTCATGGACCGAAGACAGTTCATCCAGATTGCGGGAACCGGTGCTGCACTGATGTCACTGCCGGGTTCAGTGACGATGGCTTTAGAGGGCTCAGACAAAGACGGGCGACTCAAGGGTTGCCGCCCAAATATTATTCTGGTGCTGACAGATGATCAGGGGTACGGGGACCTGGCCTGTCACGGGCACCCATACCTGAAAACTCCCAATCTTGACAAGCTTTACAGCCAGAGCACACGCCTTACGGACTATCATGTAAGTCCTACATGTGCTCCGACAAGGTCCGCTATTATGACTGGACGGGCTCCTTTTAAGAATGGTATAACGCACACGATCCTGGAACGTGAGCGTATGACACTGCAGGCGACCACTATAGCGGAAGTTCTGCGATCGGCCGGCTATACGACTGGCATATTCGGCAAATGGCACCTTGGAGACGAGGAACCATATCAGCCTTGCAACCGCGGCTTTGACGAGATGTTCATCCATGGTGCGGGCGGGATCGGCCAGGCTTATCCGGGCAGTTGCGCAGACGTTCCGGGCAACAGCTATTTTGACCCGATCATCCGGCATAATGACAAATTTGTCCAGACCCAGGGTTACTGTACGGATGTGTTCTTTCGGCAAGCTCTGGGATGGGTCAAGGATAACCACGAGAGGCCCTTCTTTGCGTATATCTCTACGAATGCTCCTCATGCTCCGTTCCACTGTCCCGAAAAGTACGTCAAGATGTATGAGAACAAGGTAGACCGCAAGCATCGTGCAGCTTTCTATGGCATGGTAACAAACATCGATGAAAATGTGGGGCTGCTCTTGAAAAAGCTTGACGAGTGGGGGCTGTCTAACGACACGCTGGTTGTATTTATGACAGACAACGGGACATCTGCCGGTGATTACAACGCCGGGATGCGAGGCAGGAAGGGCACTGTCCGAGAAGGTGGATGTCGGGTGCCGGCTTTTTTCAGATTGCCGGGCAGGATCGCGGCCGGACGAGATGTGGACCGCCTTACGCGTCATATTGATATATTTCCGACTTTCGCCGAGCTGGCCGGCGCTGAATACGATGTAGAGGTGGACGGGCGAAGCCTGCTGGACCTGCTTGTGGACCCTGATGCCCAATGGGAAGACAGATATACATTCTTTCACCTGGGCAGGTGGGGTAAGGAGGGTGTTGAACGCTGGAGGAACATAAAGACGGTCGATCCGGATGAAGCGAAGTACCGTTCCTTTGCTGTACGAAATGAACGATGGCGACTGGTAAACGGCAGCGAACTGTACGATATACAGAAGGACCCGGGTGAGAAAGAAAATGTAATCGAGCAAAATTTTGAGATTGCGAAGGATATGGTAGAAGCTTACGACAAGTGGTGGGATGAAGTTCGGCCGTTAATGGTGAATGAAGATGTGCCTCTTGCAGAGAAAAAACCCTACCATGTAAAGTACCGAAAGCAAAAAGATGAGGTCGGGATCCCCAGGTGGAAGCCGCCAAAGATTTGAATGGCGAATCAGAGCCCATCCTCCGACTTGCGGCTTTTGAAGACTGCCAGATTCTGGAAACAGCTCGTGAAAAACTGCTTTTTGGCTTGTGCTTGCATCTTTTGGCGATTTTGCTAAAATGCCGGACTTGTTTTGGTGATATTCCCACATCCTGAAAAGGAAAATCCATTTGCAGAATAAAGAAAGTATCAGTGATCCACACACACAGATGCCGTTGACGCGTATACAGAAGCTCATCGGCGGCTACATGCACCGCTCGAAGCGGGAGAAGCCCTGCTGTTATATGGAATGCACGGCCGATCTGACGGATCTGGTCAAGCTCCGCAAGAGATTTTCGCGGCAGGCGGGTATACGGATCACGACGAACGACTTTTTTATAGCGGCGATAGGGCATGCGATAGCGGAATTTCCGCTTTTTGCGGGACGGATGGATGAGACGGGCGATTTTATCGAGACAACCGAGCAAACGGGGGTAGGGTTTGCGGTGGCGGCACCGCAGGGACTGGTGGTTCCGGTGGTGAAAGACGTATCCAGCAAATCTCTCGCACAGGTGTCGGCGGACAGCGATCATCTGCTGAGAAAAGCGCGGTCGAACAAGCTGGATCTGGATGATTTTGACGGGGCGAACGTGGTGCTTTCGGGGCTTGGTATGTTCGGGGTGACATCGTTTATTGCGATCGCGCCGCCGGAAGCTGTGGGCATAATTTCTATCGGCAAGATCGTGGAGAAGGCGCTGCCGGTAGACGGCGAGATAGCGCCACGGCGAACGATGTCGATCACGCTGGCGGCGGACATGCGGATCGTGAGCGAGAGTTACGCAGCGCGGTTTTTGCGGCGGATCGTGGATATGCTGGAGAACCCGACCTGCATGACGTCGCTTTAGCAGCAATTATCTGCACAGCCCGGGCACTTTACCGCGCAAGAAAATCCCGCTGCAAGTCTAAGTGAATCACAGCGGGATCGGAAACTTCCGAATTGCCATTCTGTTACTTATGGAACAGCACGTTGGCGGGGATGTTGCGTTTTTTGATTACCGGGCCTTGCCATTTCACGTCGAGTGAGTGGGCGCCGCCTGCTTCGAAGTAGGTGACTGTGATGGGATGATAGCCTGGTTTGAGGAAGACAGTACCTGCCTTTTCCTGCGAGCCGTGCAGTCCTCCGTTGTCGACGACGAGCTGGTCGCCGATGTAGAGTTTGCTGCCGTCATCGCTGGTCGTGTAGAAGGTGTATTCGCCGAAGAAGCGGACCTTCAGGAAGCCTTGCAGCTTGACGGCGAAGCTGTTCTCACGGACATCGTCGGGGAGGGTGAGGCCGGGCTGTACGCCTTTTTTCGCCGGTTCGAGTTTTTCGAAATCGGGCAGTTTGTCGAAATTGCCTTCGTAGTAGCTGAACTTGACGCCGCGTTTGGGGTTTTTGACGCTGACGCTTTCATGAGGAGTAACCTTCTTATATTCACCAACGACGGGGACGCTGGCCTTGCCGTCGGGCATGAAGGTTCGGGCGATGACAGTGCAGTCTTCTGTTATCTCGACAGGCTCGGTGTAGACCTGGGCATCTGCCTTTGGTACTTTGCCGTTAGTGGTGTATCTTATTACCGCACCTTCGACCGGTTCTTCGAGGCGGAGCTGCCCGTTCTGCATGAATGCGTTCTTTTCCTGCAGGCCCTTTGGTATCGGCGCCCAGTAGTTGGCGTTCATTGCGCCGTAGCGGAGGTATTGTTTGGCGAGTCTTTGCTGGTAGCCGGGCCAGTCCTTTGATTTTTTCGGCGACCAGACGACCTCAGCCAGCGCGCTCATTCGAGGCAGTACCATGTATTCGACGTGCTCAGGCGTTTCGATGTATTCGGTCCAGACCTGTGCCTGGGAGCCGAGTATGTGCTCTGCCTGTTCGTCGGTGAGCTGCTGCGGTACGGGGTCGTATGCGTATACTTTGCCGAGCGTGTTGGGTGTGTAGCCTATTGCTGCGGGTTCGTATTCGCTGTCGCTGTTGCGGGCGTCGAAGTATGTGGGTGAGACTGGAGCCATGACGCAGTCGTGACCGGACTTTGCAGCCGCGATGCCGCCGCCCATGCCGCGCCAGCTCATAACGGTCGCATTCGGTGCGAGGCCGCCTTCGAGGATCTCGTCCCAGCCGATCAGGCGTTTGCCCTTGCCGGCCAGGTATTTTTCCATTCGCTTGATGAAGTAACTTTGCAGCTCGTGTTCGTCTTCGAGGTTTTCTTCGGCGATGCGTTTCTGGCACTTTGGACAGTTCTGCCAGCGGACCTTCGGGCATTCATCGCCGCCGATGTGTACGTATTCGCTGGGGAAGAGTTCGATAACTTCGTCGAGGACGTTCTGCAGGAACTCGAACGTCTTTTCGTTACCGGCACAGTAGACGTCTCTGCTTACGCCCCATTCGGTGCGGACCTCGAACGGGCCGCCGGTGCAGGAGAGCTCGGGATAGGCAGCGAGGGCGGCGACGCTGTGGCCGGGCATTTCGATCTCGGGGACGACGGTGACGAACCGCTGTTTGGCGTATTCGACAACTTCGCGGATCTGGTCTTGTGTGTAGTAGCCGCCGTATTTGCCGCCGTTGGGGCCCTTGCGCCATGCGCTGATCTCGGTGAGTTTCGGATACTGCTCAATCTCGATGCGCCAGCCCTGGTCCTCGGTGAGGTGCCAGTGGAAGGTGTTCATTTTGTGCATGGCGATGTAGTCGATGTATTGCTTGACGAAGTCGAGGGGCATGAAGTGGCGGCATACGTCGAGGTGCATACCCCGCCATTCGAATCGCGGCTCGTCGAGGACGAGTATTTCGGGGACGGTCCATTCGGTGCCTTTTACTTCGGTTCTGCTGTAGACCTGTGCGGGGAGGAGCTGGAGGATGGTCTGGCAGCCGTAGAATACGCCGGCCGGGTCGGAGCCCTGAACGGTGATCTTTTCGGGGGTGACATCGAGGTGGTAGCCTTCGTCGCCGACGGAAATTTCATCGGAGATGGTGAGCTCGATGATGTTCTTTTTGCTTTCGAACCAGCCGGGCTTTTTGACGGTCAGATCGAAGCCTGTGGCGGGTTCGAATGTTTCGGCGAGGTAGTCACCGACCTGCTGAGTGGCGTCTTCGACGAGAATTTTCGTGTTTTCGGTCAGTTCGAATTCGCCGCCGCCGACAGTCATCTCGACGGGTTTGGGGATGATCGAAACCTCGTCGGCTTGAATCATACCTGCTGTTAAGACGAAAGCCAGAACGGCTGTTAGAATGATAGATCTGCGTAACATTTACCCACCTTTCAATAACTTTATGAATGCTAACTCTGATCATTTTACTAACCTGTCAAACGCCATTATCTGCGGCGAAACATGTGTTTCGAGGCAAAATCGTTTCATGATTTGCTCAAAAATACCGTTTCGACCGTAAAAAATGCCTCGACAGGCAAAATTAGGTATTGACAAAAA comes from the Anaerohalosphaera lusitana genome and includes:
- a CDS encoding 4Fe-4S dicluster domain-containing protein, translated to MKIVTARRICQAVLFAVFVWFCFITVQGTEVDQLRGWPINLFLAADPLVALGTVLTTHTFYAPLLLAVATIILTIILGRFFCGWVCPFGAIHQFTGWLANRKKKAAKKIQLNKYRKWQKAKYYVLFFMLGLAVLPAAFGKSLQTGLLDPIPLVTRSFNLVILPIVDTFTHAVSATPRSYELGWLFFAVFTTAVLLNLWIPRFYCRFVCPLGALFGLLNRVPFFRITHKNENCTNCKLCDRHCEGGCEPSSQVKVPECVLCFNCYDDCVHNVIGYQATAGTEFTSYKPDLSRRGFGLSVAAGVLAGPALRLNESIGENYNNKIIRPPGAVGEQEFLNRCIKCGQCMRVCPTNVIQPAGFDKGLEVLATPVINNRIGTSGCQMNCTACGYVCPTAAIKPITLSQKLGLNDYEEQGPLKIGTAFVDRSRCLPWAMGKPCIVCQENCPVSPKAIYTTVEHETIRNGEMVVYQVDDNKLTFEQKLPATSIATGDYFIFAGTNKPRQIVAADQNVVELSKDNSWSTKPAQGDKVKIKVSLQRPHVDIEKCIGCGVCEHECPVSGKRAIRVSAEGESRSDDRRLLL
- a CDS encoding DUF362 domain-containing protein, which codes for MQANNDKNIDRRDFMKRAAGGAGIIAASAIGAGLLYDKAGPRIRPKREQVHLPDFSVPALEGKIMCVAKGSDRGANVKKAIDQLGGIERFIKPGETVLIKPNVAFASPPTLGATTNPELIEAVVKLCYDRGKASQVIVTDNSINDPASCFRLSGVGDAAQKSGARIILPRPGMFEHTTLKEGKLIRDWPVLWEAFGGVDKVIGITPVKDHHRSGASMTMKNWYGLLGGRRNIFHQNIHTIIEELARMVTPTMVILDGTTVMMSNGPTGGSVSDLRKKNELIVCTDQVAADSYGASLLERSIEELPHLEMAAKAGVGTIDYQSLKPIFVDVQG
- a CDS encoding DUF6599 family protein; the protein is MPKKKTKGRETIFAALTLVALAGIVSAIVVKQFHYDQSRFDPASALPEEQAGAADSSVNLKAALPQGLQAISPPEQFSRDDLYVKINGKAPVYLDAGFEQLHSLRFAAEDAQEKWMEIFVYDMAKPRNAFSVYSIQRRAESELIGVTEFAYKTSNAVFMALGPYYIELVAAEESNRLQQAMMNVAKNLVDKLGGEDTQQIEIFKYLPADGRMDQTLNLHLSNTFGSQALKNIFTVEYETFGEVQAFIAKKDNPDAAEEMAQAYQTFLTDNGAEKVGQIEGCDGGIYDFYGTTEIVCYKDEFLFGVHEAFERDPAEKLAKQILANIQEVTDSASK
- a CDS encoding arylsulfatase — encoded protein: MDRRQFIQIAGTGAALMSLPGSVTMALEGSDKDGRLKGCRPNIILVLTDDQGYGDLACHGHPYLKTPNLDKLYSQSTRLTDYHVSPTCAPTRSAIMTGRAPFKNGITHTILERERMTLQATTIAEVLRSAGYTTGIFGKWHLGDEEPYQPCNRGFDEMFIHGAGGIGQAYPGSCADVPGNSYFDPIIRHNDKFVQTQGYCTDVFFRQALGWVKDNHERPFFAYISTNAPHAPFHCPEKYVKMYENKVDRKHRAAFYGMVTNIDENVGLLLKKLDEWGLSNDTLVVFMTDNGTSAGDYNAGMRGRKGTVREGGCRVPAFFRLPGRIAAGRDVDRLTRHIDIFPTFAELAGAEYDVEVDGRSLLDLLVDPDAQWEDRYTFFHLGRWGKEGVERWRNIKTVDPDEAKYRSFAVRNERWRLVNGSELYDIQKDPGEKENVIEQNFEIAKDMVEAYDKWWDEVRPLMVNEDVPLAEKKPYHVKYRKQKDEVGIPRWKPPKI
- a CDS encoding 2-oxo acid dehydrogenase subunit E2 encodes the protein MQNKESISDPHTQMPLTRIQKLIGGYMHRSKREKPCCYMECTADLTDLVKLRKRFSRQAGIRITTNDFFIAAIGHAIAEFPLFAGRMDETGDFIETTEQTGVGFAVAAPQGLVVPVVKDVSSKSLAQVSADSDHLLRKARSNKLDLDDFDGANVVLSGLGMFGVTSFIAIAPPEAVGIISIGKIVEKALPVDGEIAPRRTMSITLAADMRIVSESYAARFLRRIVDMLENPTCMTSL
- a CDS encoding family 20 glycosylhydrolase, whose translation is MLRRSIILTAVLAFVLTAGMIQADEVSIIPKPVEMTVGGGEFELTENTKILVEDATQQVGDYLAETFEPATGFDLTVKKPGWFESKKNIIELTISDEISVGDEGYHLDVTPEKITVQGSDPAGVFYGCQTILQLLPAQVYSRTEVKGTEWTVPEILVLDEPRFEWRGMHLDVCRHFMPLDFVKQYIDYIAMHKMNTFHWHLTEDQGWRIEIEQYPKLTEISAWRKGPNGGKYGGYYTQDQIREVVEYAKQRFVTVVPEIEMPGHSVAALAAYPELSCTGGPFEVRTEWGVSRDVYCAGNEKTFEFLQNVLDEVIELFPSEYVHIGGDECPKVRWQNCPKCQKRIAEENLEDEHELQSYFIKRMEKYLAGKGKRLIGWDEILEGGLAPNATVMSWRGMGGGIAAAKSGHDCVMAPVSPTYFDARNSDSEYEPAAIGYTPNTLGKVYAYDPVPQQLTDEQAEHILGSQAQVWTEYIETPEHVEYMVLPRMSALAEVVWSPKKSKDWPGYQQRLAKQYLRYGAMNANYWAPIPKGLQEKNAFMQNGQLRLEEPVEGAVIRYTTNGKVPKADAQVYTEPVEITEDCTVIARTFMPDGKASVPVVGEYKKVTPHESVSVKNPKRGVKFSYYEGNFDKLPDFEKLEPAKKGVQPGLTLPDDVRENSFAVKLQGFLKVRFFGEYTFYTTSDDGSKLYIGDQLVVDNGGLHGSQEKAGTVFLKPGYHPITVTYFEAGGAHSLDVKWQGPVIKKRNIPANVLFHK